One Branchiostoma floridae strain S238N-H82 chromosome 15, Bfl_VNyyK, whole genome shotgun sequence DNA window includes the following coding sequences:
- the LOC118432149 gene encoding somatostatin receptor type 2-like, translating into MDMWTGNWSHVNGTDGAFVPQALGFAPAIFTTIMLISPVVYGTVTVVGLLGNMLVIYMLLCHTKAKDATNCYILNLALADTLFLLGVPFISASSAMGRWVFGEAMCKIVLSMDTLNMFSSVFILVALSVDRYLATVRANTHPHLRQRKMVKTVSLSVWAAAFILTIPVMVVSGTTLLEDGTYDCALYWPDGKVVSWHKAFTSYTFIIGFVLPVLVISVSYLLVVRHLRRNTSTHAAVARVSIKMRTKVTKTVTAMIMTFIVCWLPFHVCQLVGLTTDVRPTPAVLVLFHMTLAMTYANSCVNPILYVFMSQKFRGSFRAALRLNRKTSADRMYVRQSATVARHRLEIPAFFEEEKCEVNVGTVQCSAGVIYSFESAL; encoded by the coding sequence ATGGATATGTGGACCGGTAACTGGAGCCATGTGAACGGGACGGATGGCGCGTTCGTCCCACAAGCGCTGGGGTTCGCCCCGGCCATTTTCACAACAATCATGCTCATTTCTCCAGTGGTGTACGGGACAGTAACCGTTGTGGGTCTGCTAGGGAACATGTTAGTAATCTACATGTTGCTGTGCCACACCAAGGCAAAGGACGCTACAAACTGTTACATTCTCAACCTGGCATTGGCTGATACTCTCTTCCTGCTCGGGGTACCCTTCATCTCAGCTTCATCCGCCATGGGACGCTGGGTGTTCGGGGAAGCCATGTGCAAGATTGTCTTGTCAATGGACACGTTAAACATGTTTAGTAGCGTGTTCATCCTGGTCGCGTTGAGCGTGGACCGCTACCTGGCCACAGTCCGCGCCAACACCCACCCCCATCTCCGCCAGAGGAAGATGGTGAAAACCGTTAGCCTGTCCGTGTGGGCAGCTGCCTTCATACTGACCATCCCCGTCATGGTGGTCAGCGGCACTACTCTGCTAGAAGACGGTACCTATGACTGCGCGCTCTACTGGCCTGACGGTAAGGTTGTGTCCTGGCACAAAGCGTTCACGTCTTATACCTTCATAATCGGGTTCGTCCTCCCCGTGTTGGTGATCAGCGTGTCTTACCTACTGGTGGTCCGTCATCTCAGGCGTAACACGTCCACACACGCCGCGGTGGCCAGAGTCTCCATCAAGATGCGGACAAAAGTGACTAAAACGGTTACGGCAATGATCATGACCTTCATAGTGTGCTGGTTGCCGTTCCACGTGTGTCAGCTGGTGGGTTTGACCACAGACGTGCGCCCTACGCCAGCAGTGCTGGTGCTGTTCCACATGACCTTGGCCATGACCTACGCCAACAGCTGCGTGAACCCCATCCTGTACGTCTTCATGAGTCAGAAGTTTCGCGGGAGCTTTCGCGCCGCGCTGCGTCTGAATCGGAAAACGTCTGCAGATCGGATGTACGTCCGCCAGAGCGCCACCGTCGCGCGCCATCGGCTGGAAATCCCCGCCTTTTTCGAGGAGGAAAAATGTGAGGTAAATGTTGGAACTGTTCAGTGTTCAGCAGGAGTTATCTACTCGTTTGAAAGTGCTTTGTAG
- the LOC118432419 gene encoding somatostatin receptor type 2-like, with the protein MDMWTGNWSHVNGTDGAFDPQALEFAPAIVSTIRLISPVVYGTVTVVGLLGNMLVIYMLLCHTKAKDATNCYILNLALADTLFLLGVPFISASSAMGRWVFGGAMCKIALSLDALNMLSSVFSLVSLSMDRYLATVRANTHPHLRQRKVVTAVILSVWAAAFILTIPVMVVSGTTLLEDGTYACTLNWPEAEAISWHKAFTSYTFIIGFVLPVLVISVSYLLVVRHLRRNTSTHAAVARVSIKMRTKVTKTVTAMVMTFIVCWLPFHVCQLVGLTTDVRPTPAVLVLFHMTLAMTYVNSCVNPILYVFMSQKFRGSFRAALRLNRKTSSDRMYVRQSATVARRRLEIPAFFEEEKCEVNVGTVQCSGGVIYSFESAL; encoded by the coding sequence ATGGATATGTGGACCGGTAACTGGAGCCATGTGAACGGGACGGATGGCGCTTTCGACCCACAAGCGCTGGAGTTCGCCCCGGCCATTGTCTCAACAATCAGGCTTATTTCTCCAGTGGTGTACGGGACAGTAACCGTTGTGGGTCTGCTAGGGAACATGTTAGTAATCTACATGTTGCTGTGCCACACCAAGGCAAAGGACGCTACAAACTGTTACATTCTCAACCTGGCATTGGCTGATACTCTCTTCCTGCTCGGGGTACCCTTCATCTCAGCTTCATCTGCCATGGGACGCTGGGTGTTCGGGGGAGCCATGTGCAAGATCGCACTGTCGCTGGACGCCTTAAACATGTTAAGTAGCGTGTTTAGCCTGGTCTCATTGAGCATGGACCGCTACCTAGCCACAGTCCGCGCCAACACCCATCCTCATCTCCGCCAGCGAAAGGTGGTGACCGCCGTTATCCTGTCCGTCTGGGCAGCTGCCTTCATACTGACCATCCCCGTCATGGTGGTCAGCGGAACCACTCTACTGGAAGACGGCACATACGCCTGCACGCTCAACTGGCCTGAGGCTGAGGCTATATCCTGGCACAAAGCGTTCACGTCTTACACCTTCATAATCGGGTTCGTCCTCCCCGTGTTGGTGATCAGCGTGTCTTACCTACTGGTGGTCCGTCATCTCAGGCGTAACACGTCCACACACGCCGCGGTGGCCAGAGTCTCCATCAAGATGCGGACAAAAGTGACTAAAACGGTTACGGCAATGGTCATGACCTTCATAGTGTGCTGGTTGCCGTTCCACGTGTGTCAGCTGGTGGGTTTGACCACAGACGTGCGCCCCACGCCAGCAGTGCTGGTGCTGTTCCACATGACCTTGGCCATGACCTACGTAAACAGCTGCGTGAACCCCATCCTGTACGTCTTCATGAGTCAGAAGTTTCGAGGGAGCTTTCGCGCCGCGCTGCGTCTGAATCGGAAAACGTCCTCTGATCGGATGTACGTCCGCCAGAGCGCCACCGTCGCGCGCCGTCGGCTGGAAATTCCCGCCTTTTTCGAGGAGGAAAAATGTGAGGTAAATGTTGGAACTGTTCAGTGTTCAGGAGGAGTTATCTATTCGTTTGAAAGTGCTTTGTAG